The Flammeovirga agarivorans DNA window ATGAAGGAAATCGAGGCAGTTAAAAATGCTGTTAATCCTTCTGAAACTTTATTCGTAGTAGACTCAATGACAGGTCAAGATGCTGTAAATACAGCTAAGGCCTTCAACGATAGATTGAACTTCGACGGTGTAGTTCTTACTAAGTTAGATGGTGATACTCGTGGTGGTGCAGCACTTTCAATTAGAAGAGTAGTTGACAAACCTATTAAATTCATCTCGACTGGTGAGAAGTTAGATAACACTTTAGATGAGTTCCACCCTGACCGTATGGCTCAACGTATCCTTGGTATGGGTGACGTTATCTCATTAGTTGAAAGAGCACAACAAGCTTTTGATGAAGAAGAGGCAAAGCGTCTAAACAAGAAACTTCGTAAAAACCAATTTGATTTCAATGACCTTCTTTCTCAAATCCAACATATCAAGAAGATGGGTGATTTGAAAGATTTGATTGGAATGGTTCCTGGTTTAAATAAGATGGTTAAAGATCAAGAAATTGATTCTAATGCGTTTAAACCTGTTGAAGCGATCATCAATTCAATGACTCCTTATGAGAGACAAAATCCTGATTCTTTGGATCAATCTCGTAAGAAACGTCTTGCTGCTGGTTCTGGTACTTCAGTACAACAAGTGAACAACTTGATCAAGCAGTTTGAAGAGATGCGTAAAATGATGAAGAAAGTGAATAAAATGTCTGGTATCCCTGGTATGGGTAAAAAAGGTAAAGGACAGAAAAAAGGTTCTCTTCGTAATCGTTTAGGAGGAAAAAAGAAGAGATAGTAGATCTCTAAATAATATAAAAGGTATCAGGTTTTATAAACTTGATACCTTTTTTTATATTGAATGAAAATAACCCAGAAATGAATAAATACCTTTTATTTTTTTTCACTGTAACTTTTATTGGATGTCAACCTACAAATAAAAGAACACAGTTAAATATTACCACTGATTATACTCAATATGTTAACCCTTTTATTGGTACTGATGGAACCGGACATACTTTTCCAGGACCAAGCAGGCCCTTTGCAATGGTACAGCCAGGTCCAGATAACACAAGTCAGGGCTGGGATTATACCTCAGGTTACCAACTAAAAGATTCAACAATTTTAGGATTTTCTCAAACAAGAGCAAGTGGTACAGGTATTAGTGAATTTGGAGATATTCTGATTTTACCTTTTACAACAAGCAATAGGAAAACCCGTAAGCTAAATGAAAAAGCTGAAATAGGATATTATTCTGTTGACCTTGAAAATAAAACTAAGGCAGAATTAACATCTACAGAAAGAGTAGCATTACACAGATATACTTTTCCAAACGATAAGGCCAACATATATATCAACCTTCAACATGGATTAAGATTTACAGTTGATAGCCTTAATTTAGTTCTTGAAGCAAACTCTGAAATTAATACAAGAGAAAATTCAATTTCAGGATATGCACATACCAAGAATTGGGTAGAAAGAAAATATTTCTATCATATTAAGTTTGATCACCCAATACAAGAAATAGAAAAATTCCCAAAACATAATAAAGAAAAAGCAGATAAGTATATTATCAATTTTAAGACTGACTCTTTATTGGTTAAGGTTGCCTTATCTTCAGTGAGTGTAGAAGGAGCTATTAATAATATGGATACTGAACTGCCTCATTGGGATTTTAGTAAAGTAGTACAAAGTTCTAAAGAAATTTGGAATAACTATTTATCAAAAATTGATATTGAAGAAACTTCCAAAAGGCATAAAGAGATTTTTTATACAAGTCTATATCATCTGTTCTTACAACCTTCCAACATTGCGGATGTCGATGGTAAATACAGAGGTCCCGATGATGAAATACATAAAGGGTATAATAAAGAATATTATTCTACACTATCATTATGGGATACCTACAGGGCTGCTCATCCATTATATACCTTAATTACACCCTTAAAAGTAGATGCTTTTGTCAATACGATGATAGATCATAGTCAGCAACAAGGTTTTTTACCTATTTGGACTGCTTGGGGACAAGAAAACTATTGCATGATTGGTAATCACTCTATTCCTGTAATTGTAGATGCTTATGTAAAAGGATTTAGTGATTTTGATGCGACTAAGGCATTAGATGCAATGGTAGAATCATCAATTGTTCGTCATTTGAAGTCAGATTGGGAAATGTATAACAAATACGGTTACTATCCTTTTGATCTAATTGATAATGAATCTGTTTCAAGAACATTAGAAAGTGGATTAGATGATTACAGTATCTCTTTAATGGCGGAAATGATGGGGAAAGAAAAGTTGCATGAGTCTTTTAATCGTAGATCGATGTTCTATAAAAACTTATTTGATGATAGTACTGGTTTGATGAGAGGAAAAGATTCAAATGGTAAGTTCAGAACACCCTTTGATCCACTTACGCCAACATCTCCAATGAATAATCCAGGAGACTACACCGAAGCAAATGCATGGCAATATACTTGGACTCCTATGCAGTATGATGTTGAAGGATATACAGAGTTATTAGGAGGTAAAGACAACTTCACAAAGTTATTGGATGAATTTTTTAGTACCGAATCTAATGGCGATAATAAACATTTAGGGCAAGAAGCAATGATAGGACAATACGCTCATGGAAATGAACCATCTCATCATATTGCATATTTATATGCTTACTCTGATAAACCTGAAAAAGGAGAAGAATTAGTATCGAGAATCTATGATGAATTCTATGATAATACACCTAGAGGTATCACTGGTAATGATGATTGTGGACAAATGAGTGCATGGTATATTTTTTCAACTCTGGGTTTTTATCCTGTCAACCCAGTGAACTCTGAATTTGTCATTATGAAACCACAAGTTTCCAATGCAAAAATTTTATTGGGGGATGATCTTGTTTTTGAGGTAAGATCATCAGTACCAAAAGGAGAGAGCGTAACAAAAATCACTTATAATGGAAAAGAAATAAAGGACAGAATAATTACTTATCCTCAGATAATGAGTGGTGGTGTATTAGAGTTTAAATAAAGAAATGGCGATCACCTAGAATAGATCGCCATTTCTTTTTTACAACACTTCCTTTAAAGCTTCTAATCCCATAGACCTTGAACCTTTTATTAGAATGATGGAATCTTTTATATTTTGAGATTTTAAATAATCAATAAATTCCTCTTTCGATTGAAAAAATTGGTTATTGTTCTGATTGAACTCAGAGAAACGTTCACCAATAAAGAAAGTTTCTTTAAAACCTGATGTTTGTGCAAGATTAATGATGTTGGAATGTTCTTCAGAGGATATTTCTCCTAATTCGAACATATCACCCAACATAACATACTTCTGCTTATCACTATCAATTAAAGATAGGTTCTTCAAAGCGACTTCCATGGATGATGGGTTTGCATTGTAAGCATCAAGAATTAATGTATTTTTTTCTGTTTTAACGATCTCAGATCTATTGTTGGATGGAGAATAAGAAGCTATTGCTTTATTCATCACATTTGGTTCAATCCCTAATTTTTTTCCAACAGTAAAAGCAGTGAGGATATTTTCAAAATTATAAGCACCAAATAGATTGGTTTCGATAATATTTTCTTGTCTGTCTTTATATACAATAAATGGATTAACTTCAATAAATTCTAAAAATGCAAAATCGTATTCATCACCGTAAAGTATTGGGTTCTTCATACGTTTTGACATGTTTTTTAGAATTTCATCTTTAGAATTGATGTATATAATTCCATTGTTTTTTATCAAGTAGTCAAAGATTTCACTCTTTGCTCTTATATTTTGTTCAAAGCTACCAAAGCCCTCAATATGGTCTTTACCGATATTGGTAACGAACCCTTGAGTTGGTTTTGCTATTTTACATAGTTCAGCAACTTCGCCAACATGATTGTCACCCATTTCAATTAAAGCCACTTCAGTATTTTTGGGCATATCAAGTAATGTTAGAGGGACGCCAATGTGGTTATTGAAATTACCTTTTGTTGCATGAGTTTTGAAAGTTGTTTCACATATGCGAAGCAGGATTTCTTTCGTAGTCGTCTTACCGTTAGAACCAGTCACCGCAATAACAGGTATGTCAAATTGATCTCTATGGTATGCAGCTAGTTCTTGTAATGTTGATAAAACATCATCGACTAATATAAATCGCTCATTTTCAGCAACAGATTTGTCATCAACAATAGCAAAAGCAGCTCCTTTCTCAATTGCACCTTTAGCATATTTATTACCATCAAAATTTCCGCCTTTCAAAGCAAAAAAAAGACAGTTTTTATTAATATTTCTAGAGTCAGTTGATACTTCACTGGTACTCAGAAAGATCTTATATATTTCTTCAATTTTCATTATAAAAAGTCTAATTTTTAATGCAATCTGATAAGATAATTTTGTTAATGCAATAAACAAGAAATTAAAAACTGACAAAAATCATTTTTATGTTATCCTCTAATCATTCAATTATGTTAAATAATTAATGCAAATTTGTAGGGTAATAATTTTTATAAATTACTTTTTTTACAAACTAGCACAACACAAATGAAAGTAACAGTCGTAGGAGCAGGCGCAGTAGGCGCGAGCTGTGCAGAATACATCGCTATTAAAGATTTCGCAGACGAAATCGTATTGGTTGACATCAAGGAAGGATTCGCAGAAGGTAAAGCAATGGACTTGATGCAAACTGCTTCTTTAAATGGATTCGATTCAACTATCACAGGTGTGACAAATGATTATGCAGCTACTGCAGGTTCAGATGTTGCTGTAATCACTTCAGGTATCCCACGTAAGCCAGGTATGACTCGTGAGGAGCTAATCACTACAAACGCGAATATCGTTAAAACTGTAGCTGAAAACTTAATTAAGCATTCTCCAGAAGTAATCATCATTGTTGTTTCTAACCCAATGGATACAATGACTTACTTAGCAGCAAAAGCTACTGGTCTTCCTAAAAACCGTATCATCGGTATGGGTGGTGCTTTAGATAGTGCTCGTTTCAAATATCGTTTAGCTGAAGCTATCGGTTGTCCTCAATCAGATGTTTCAGGTATGGTAATCGGTGGTCACTCAGACGTAGGTATGGTACCATTGATCGAAAAAGCTACTCGTAACTCAGTTCCTGTATCAGAATTCTTAAGCGAAGAGCAAAAATCAGGTATCGTAGAAGCTACTAAAGTTGGTGGTGCTACATTAACTAAATTATTAGGTACTTCAGCTTGGTATGCTCCAGGTGCAGCTGTATCTGAATTAGTTAAAGCAATCGCTTTAGATTCTAAGAAAATGTTCCCATGTTCTGCTCTATTAGAAGGAGAGTATGGCTTAAATGATCTTTGTATCGGTGTACCTGTAATCTTAGGTAAAAACGGTATCGAGAAAATCGTTGAGATTGAATTATCAGAAGATGAGCAAGCTAAATTAAATACTTCAGCTGAAGGCGTTAAGAAAACTAACGGTCTTTTAAACGTTGAAGCTTAATCTATAGCTTACAAAGCTTTTGTAAAACATATAAAAAAGCCATTTCGGAAACGAAATGGCTTTTTTTATTTAAAAAGATTAGCGTAAAAAGTATATCAAAAAAAGAGTTTTTAACTACCTTTGATATCTAAATTTTTTACATCGAATATCTATCGTTTTAATAGATGAATATAGGAATAATAGGAGGAGGGATATCAGGTCTGACAACGGCTTATTTTCTGAATAAGAAAGGGTACAATTGTACTGTTCTTGAGAAACAATCAAAAGTAGGTGGATGTATATCTACTGAAAAAATTGATGGGAGGATTTTTGAGAATGGCCCCAATTCATTATTGCTAACATCACAGCATATTAATTTTATTAATGAACTAGGGTTAGGAGAAGAGTTACTCCAAGCATTAGATACTAATAAGGATAGATTCGTTTTAAAAGGAGGGAAATACCAAATACTTCCTTCTGGACCACATAATTTCTTTACTAATCATTTCTTTAGCTTTTCAGCTAAATTAAAAATTATCACAGAGTTTTTTAGAAGGAATAAACCTACCGAAAAAATTGAATCGTTATACGACTTCTTTTTAAGACGTTTCAATAAAGAAATCTGTGATTACGCATTAGATCCATTTGTTTCAGGAATATATGCAGGTGATCCAAAAAAATTGGTCATTAAAGCTGCGTTTCCTGCCCTTTATGAAGCGGAAAAAGATTATGGTTCTATCATTAAAGGAATGATAAATCAGCGAAAAAATTCTAAAGCTGAAGGAGCTTCTACAGAGCGTAGGAAAGCATATAGTTTCAAAAATGGTCTATCTGTTTTTACCAATAAAATTGCAGAACAAGTTGATGTGAAGACTTCTCAAGAAGTGAAAAACATCTCAAAAGGTGAAAGCGGTTTTGAGGTGGTTACTTCTACAGAAACTTTCCAATTTGATAAAGTGGTCATTGCATCCAATGCAATTGGAACAGCGAGCTTCTTGAAAGAAATGTTACCAGATGTAGCTCAGAGATTAGAAAATATTCCTGCGCCTCCAATGTGTGTGGTTCATTCAATTTATAAAAAGAGTGATGCACAAAACGCTCCACAAGGTTTTGGTGGTTTAAACCCAAAAGTTGAAAATGTATTTACTTCTGGTAGTATATGGACCAGTAGTATCTTCCCAAACAGAACCAATGGTGATGAAATTTTGATTACTACTTTTGTGGGTGGTATGCAGAATATAGAGAAAACAGAACTTTCTGAAAAAGAAGTTTTGGCAAGTGTACATGATGAACTAACTAATACTATAGAAGTTTCCGGAGAGCCTGTATTTCAAAAATATTATAAATGGAATAGGGCTATTCCTCAGTACACTGAAGAAGTATTGGAATTGTGGGATTCTCTAGAAAATAACCCAATTGAAGGGTTGTTTATCTCTGCCAATTGGAAAGGAGGTATATCTGTGCCGAATTGCATCGACCAAGCGATAGAGCTTACAAAATCATTTGAGGAATTAAAAAAATAGAATTATTGTACTTTTTCTATTTTTAAAACTATATTTTTGTCCAAATCTTAAACTCTTATATAGACATGAAATTTTTTATTGATACAGCCAACTTAGATGAGATTAAGGAAGCTCATGCACTAGGTGTATTAGATGGCGTTACAACAAACCCATCTTTAATGGCCAAAGTAGGTGTAAAGGGAAAAGAAGCTGTACATGCTCATTATAAAGCAATCTGTGATATTGTTGATAGTGATGTAAGTGCTGAGGTTCTATCTACTACTTACGAAGAAATGATCAAAGAAGGTGAGGAATTGGCTGCTATTGATTCTAAAATCGTAGTTAAGATTCCAATGATTGAAGACGGTATCAAAGCGATCAAATATTTTTCTAGCAAAGGTATTGATACAAACTGTACTTTAATCTTCTCTGCTGGTCAAGCACTTTTAGCTGCAAAAGCTGGAGCTACTT harbors:
- the ffh gene encoding signal recognition particle protein, encoding MFDNLSNRIDRAIKNLKGEGSISEINVASTVKEIRRALLEADVNFKVAKEITNEIREQALGQNILIDVKPGQLFTKIVSDKLTELMGGTMTPFSPQGSPATVLISGLQGSGKTTFTGKLGARLKKQGQQVLLVAADVYRPAAIDQLETLGEQIGVDVYTERENKNPVSIAENAIKFAKTNGKSIVVVDTAGRLAVDEEMMKEIEAVKNAVNPSETLFVVDSMTGQDAVNTAKAFNDRLNFDGVVLTKLDGDTRGGAALSIRRVVDKPIKFISTGEKLDNTLDEFHPDRMAQRILGMGDVISLVERAQQAFDEEEAKRLNKKLRKNQFDFNDLLSQIQHIKKMGDLKDLIGMVPGLNKMVKDQEIDSNAFKPVEAIINSMTPYERQNPDSLDQSRKKRLAAGSGTSVQQVNNLIKQFEEMRKMMKKVNKMSGIPGMGKKGKGQKKGSLRNRLGGKKKR
- a CDS encoding GH92 family glycosyl hydrolase translates to MNKYLLFFFTVTFIGCQPTNKRTQLNITTDYTQYVNPFIGTDGTGHTFPGPSRPFAMVQPGPDNTSQGWDYTSGYQLKDSTILGFSQTRASGTGISEFGDILILPFTTSNRKTRKLNEKAEIGYYSVDLENKTKAELTSTERVALHRYTFPNDKANIYINLQHGLRFTVDSLNLVLEANSEINTRENSISGYAHTKNWVERKYFYHIKFDHPIQEIEKFPKHNKEKADKYIINFKTDSLLVKVALSSVSVEGAINNMDTELPHWDFSKVVQSSKEIWNNYLSKIDIEETSKRHKEIFYTSLYHLFLQPSNIADVDGKYRGPDDEIHKGYNKEYYSTLSLWDTYRAAHPLYTLITPLKVDAFVNTMIDHSQQQGFLPIWTAWGQENYCMIGNHSIPVIVDAYVKGFSDFDATKALDAMVESSIVRHLKSDWEMYNKYGYYPFDLIDNESVSRTLESGLDDYSISLMAEMMGKEKLHESFNRRSMFYKNLFDDSTGLMRGKDSNGKFRTPFDPLTPTSPMNNPGDYTEANAWQYTWTPMQYDVEGYTELLGGKDNFTKLLDEFFSTESNGDNKHLGQEAMIGQYAHGNEPSHHIAYLYAYSDKPEKGEELVSRIYDEFYDNTPRGITGNDDCGQMSAWYIFSTLGFYPVNPVNSEFVIMKPQVSNAKILLGDDLVFEVRSSVPKGESVTKITYNGKEIKDRIITYPQIMSGGVLEFK
- a CDS encoding UDP-N-acetylmuramoyl-tripeptide--D-alanyl-D-alanine ligase, which produces MKIEEIYKIFLSTSEVSTDSRNINKNCLFFALKGGNFDGNKYAKGAIEKGAAFAIVDDKSVAENERFILVDDVLSTLQELAAYHRDQFDIPVIAVTGSNGKTTTKEILLRICETTFKTHATKGNFNNHIGVPLTLLDMPKNTEVALIEMGDNHVGEVAELCKIAKPTQGFVTNIGKDHIEGFGSFEQNIRAKSEIFDYLIKNNGIIYINSKDEILKNMSKRMKNPILYGDEYDFAFLEFIEVNPFIVYKDRQENIIETNLFGAYNFENILTAFTVGKKLGIEPNVMNKAIASYSPSNNRSEIVKTEKNTLILDAYNANPSSMEVALKNLSLIDSDKQKYVMLGDMFELGEISSEEHSNIINLAQTSGFKETFFIGERFSEFNQNNNQFFQSKEEFIDYLKSQNIKDSIILIKGSRSMGLEALKEVL
- the mdh gene encoding malate dehydrogenase; this encodes MKVTVVGAGAVGASCAEYIAIKDFADEIVLVDIKEGFAEGKAMDLMQTASLNGFDSTITGVTNDYAATAGSDVAVITSGIPRKPGMTREELITTNANIVKTVAENLIKHSPEVIIIVVSNPMDTMTYLAAKATGLPKNRIIGMGGALDSARFKYRLAEAIGCPQSDVSGMVIGGHSDVGMVPLIEKATRNSVPVSEFLSEEQKSGIVEATKVGGATLTKLLGTSAWYAPGAAVSELVKAIALDSKKMFPCSALLEGEYGLNDLCIGVPVILGKNGIEKIVEIELSEDEQAKLNTSAEGVKKTNGLLNVEA
- the hemG gene encoding protoporphyrinogen oxidase, which gives rise to MNIGIIGGGISGLTTAYFLNKKGYNCTVLEKQSKVGGCISTEKIDGRIFENGPNSLLLTSQHINFINELGLGEELLQALDTNKDRFVLKGGKYQILPSGPHNFFTNHFFSFSAKLKIITEFFRRNKPTEKIESLYDFFLRRFNKEICDYALDPFVSGIYAGDPKKLVIKAAFPALYEAEKDYGSIIKGMINQRKNSKAEGASTERRKAYSFKNGLSVFTNKIAEQVDVKTSQEVKNISKGESGFEVVTSTETFQFDKVVIASNAIGTASFLKEMLPDVAQRLENIPAPPMCVVHSIYKKSDAQNAPQGFGGLNPKVENVFTSGSIWTSSIFPNRTNGDEILITTFVGGMQNIEKTELSEKEVLASVHDELTNTIEVSGEPVFQKYYKWNRAIPQYTEEVLELWDSLENNPIEGLFISANWKGGISVPNCIDQAIELTKSFEELKK
- the fsa gene encoding fructose-6-phosphate aldolase, which gives rise to MKFFIDTANLDEIKEAHALGVLDGVTTNPSLMAKVGVKGKEAVHAHYKAICDIVDSDVSAEVLSTTYEEMIKEGEELAAIDSKIVVKIPMIEDGIKAIKYFSSKGIDTNCTLIFSAGQALLAAKAGATYVSPFIGRLDDVSTDGMQLVEDIVNIFENYGFGTQVLAASVRHPIHIMQCAELGADVATCPLKAIKMLMNHPLTDKGLAQFIADAKKMEE